Within Paenibacillus sp. J23TS9, the genomic segment GCCATAGCTCCAGCGCTTTTGATATTCAAATGAATCACCTGTTGGATTGTTATCAGCCTGTCACTATGCAAGCTTCAAAGTAAGAGACGCCATCAGGAGCCTGTCCCCTGAAATAAAGCTTGCCGTCAACGGAATCCGAGCGGTAAATTCCCATTTCATCTCCTGCCAATGCTTCATGCTGGTACGTGATTTTAAATGATTTTATATGAAGCTTATCGAGTTCCTCTTTACGAAGTGCGTCCATGCATAGATCGGCGTAACGGGAATTGTTAAGATGTCCGTTCGCATCGATACCACTATAACGGACGACGGAGAGATAAGCTTCCTGCATGACCGTATCTTCGGGAATTTTCACTTTGTCTGGCGCCTCTCCTACCGAATCATCAGCCTTAATCGGCACCTCAAATGGAAATGCGGAAGGGCGCAGCACTTTCCGTTTGCTTATATCCACTAGAGCCCAGATGCTGCAGGCTTCAGCAATCGTCTTCCCCTCATGATCCATAATTCGAAAGTCACGCTGCCAGAGGGCACCCTTCGGTCCTTTATTCCATGTTTGAATCGAAATATCTTCCAGTGCTTTTGGCATCCGCTGAAAGCGCAGCTCCATTGTAATCAGCATCCATCCCATTCCCTCAGCGATCATCTGATCCCGCGTAGCGCCAAGACGCTCCAGATCGGCATCAGCCGTGCGCTGCATCAGAGCAAGCAGTACTGATAGGCGCGCTTCCGATTTATAATCAATGTCATTGGAATGGATGAGATAATTTTCATTCCATTTGATATCCATTTGCGTTCACACTCCTGTACTTTATAAATCATACTCCTCCTCATCACCAAAAACCAGGCAAGCAAAGTAATCCTTAGTGAAATTAAACTCTGCTTGTCGCATCTCGTGTCGACCTCAAATAATGAAATCGCTATCATACTAGGCTTATTTGTACAGCCTCTTTGATCTGCTAATCCACCCTGGAAGGCGACAGATCATGATTCTATGAACTCGGATGACGTGAAAATTGGCTTGGGCGGAGGTCCACTATGGACTTCGGAAAAATGGCGACCTCACACTCAGCAAATCTGAAGCGATTGGTGTCTTCATTTCATAAGCTGGCTGATCTTTCGGGAGTAGGAGGGAATTGGAACAACAGATGAGGCAGAGTGTTCCATGCAGGAAGGCAAGCTGGTCT encodes:
- a CDS encoding acyl-[acyl-carrier-protein] thioesterase, with translation MDIKWNENYLIHSNDIDYKSEARLSVLLALMQRTADADLERLGATRDQMIAEGMGWMLITMELRFQRMPKALEDISIQTWNKGPKGALWQRDFRIMDHEGKTIAEACSIWALVDISKRKVLRPSAFPFEVPIKADDSVGEAPDKVKIPEDTVMQEAYLSVVRYSGIDANGHLNNSRYADLCMDALRKEELDKLHIKSFKITYQHEALAGDEMGIYRSDSVDGKLYFRGQAPDGVSYFEACIVTG